A segment of the Vibrio aquimaris genome:
AAAGGCTTTACCATTATTTAGTCGTAAAGTTTGTCTGAGCATTCCAGATAATATGGTAATAACTAAGCAATTACAGTTAGATAGCCGATTAAATCAAGATGAATTTCAATTTGCTATCAAGCAGGCGCTCTCTGAGCATTTAGTGATAGACCCAAACCAACTCTACTTTGATTTTGTAGCTTTGCCCAGTCATAGCGAAACGCATAGCAGGGTTTATCAAGTATGCGCTGCTCATAAACATAATATTGACGACCTGATGTCCGTTTGTTCTCAAGCAAGATTGAAACCTTTATTCATTAACCCATGCTCATTCAATCTGATGCAAATTTGGCGAAATGCGGTTGCTCACTATCAACAAGATAGCTGGTTACTTATTGAGTTAAATAGTTTCCAGTTGGCAGTTTATTTTGAATCTGAGCTGCAAGGTTGTGTGTATCATGAGTTTGAGGCTGGCAGCACGAAAGTCACACTGAGCAATGGGCTTAGAAGCTTATATCTGCATATACAGCTATCGAATATCAAGCCTGAAGGCGTATGGCTGACAGGTGAATCTCGCTTGAGTTCTGAGTTAGTACTAGAGTCGATTCCTGAGTGGAAGCTTACCTGTATCGTTCTGCCTTTGTTGAAATTGGTGGAGTCTAATATCAACAACCAACCCCTATTATTCGGTGAATTTTCTCGAGCTTTGGGACTGGCTCTTAGCGGTAAGCAATGGTTGGAGAGCCTCGATGATACATAACATCAACCTTGTTCCTTGGAGAGAGAGGCATCATAGAGAACAATTGCGCCGGCTGATCCTTGGTTTGTGTTTGGTTACAGCGTTGGGCATTTTTATCAGTTGTGAACTGACATATTACCTTGCATCACAAGTCGCCATTCAGCAGTTAAGGGTGTTGAAGCTGAATGAGCGAATTCAATGGCTTGAGCAAAGAAAAAAGCAAGTCTATTCGCTGCGTCAGGATATAGACACAATTAAAGCTAACATTAATCACTTGGCGAGATTAGATGCTAAGCGCTCTTATCCTCTTATTACTATGCATACTTTAGCGGAGTTGATACCAGAAGACGTTTATTTCAATCATATTAGTTTGAGCGGCGCACGAGTTGATGTTCAAGGGGTTGCTACAACCGTGAAGGGAATTGACACGCTTCTTACCAATCTTAGTGAATCTTCTCAAACGCATTCGGTACGGATGTCAGAGCTGCGTTCTTATCAGCAAGATGCTCGACTCGGCTATCAATCATTTTCGCTGCAATTTTCTTTGGTTGAAGATGCTTATGATTGAGTCAAATTACTTTGCCTCTCTTTCGATTACTAAGCTTAGCC
Coding sequences within it:
- the pilM gene encoding type IV pilus biogenesis protein PilM — encoded protein: MSQSFITGVDIGHKFIKAVVLKPGKNTCKLVGCYQVSVDADILTDNDRSNYQEIVKKLKELRKALPLFSRKVCLSIPDNMVITKQLQLDSRLNQDEFQFAIKQALSEHLVIDPNQLYFDFVALPSHSETHSRVYQVCAAHKHNIDDLMSVCSQARLKPLFINPCSFNLMQIWRNAVAHYQQDSWLLIELNSFQLAVYFESELQGCVYHEFEAGSTKVTLSNGLRSLYLHIQLSNIKPEGVWLTGESRLSSELVLESIPEWKLTCIVLPLLKLVESNINNQPLLFGEFSRALGLALSGKQWLESLDDT
- a CDS encoding PilN domain-containing protein, with translation MIHNINLVPWRERHHREQLRRLILGLCLVTALGIFISCELTYYLASQVAIQQLRVLKLNERIQWLEQRKKQVYSLRQDIDTIKANINHLARLDAKRSYPLITMHTLAELIPEDVYFNHISLSGARVDVQGVATTVKGIDTLLTNLSESSQTHSVRMSELRSYQQDARLGYQSFSLQFSLVEDAYD